A window from Aeromonas rivipollensis encodes these proteins:
- the prfC gene encoding peptide chain release factor 3 has translation MMSAEFLSEVSKRRTFAIISHPDAGKTTITEKVLLFGQAIQRAGTVKGRGSGQHAKSDWMEMEKQRGISITTSVMQFPYADCLVNLLDTPGHEDFSEDTYRTLTAVDCCLMVIDAAKGVEDRTRKLMEVTRLRDTPILTFMNKLDREVRDPMEVMDEVERELKIMCAPITWPIGCGKSFKGVYHLYKDETYLYQSGQGHTIQEKRVVKGLNNPELDAAIGEDLAAQLRGELELVQGASPEFDHEAFIAGEMTPVFFGTALGNFGVDHMLDGLTDWAPAPMPRKAESREVVATEEKFSGFVFKIQANMDPKHRDRIAFMRIVSGTYSKGMKMRHVRIGKDVNISDAVTFMAGDREQAVEACAGDIIGLHNHGTIQIGDTFTQGEDLKFTGIPNFAPELFRRIRLRDPLKQKQLLKGLVQLSEEGAVQVFRPLISNDLVVGAVGVLQFDVVVSRLKSEYNVEAIYEAVNVSTARWVEGTDVKKFEEFKRKNEVNLALDGGDNLTYIAPTMVNLRLAQERHPDVAFRQTREH, from the coding sequence ATTATGTCAGCTGAATTTCTGAGTGAAGTCTCCAAGAGACGCACTTTTGCGATCATCTCGCACCCGGATGCGGGTAAAACCACCATCACCGAAAAAGTCCTGCTGTTCGGACAGGCCATACAGCGTGCCGGTACCGTCAAGGGCCGTGGCTCGGGCCAGCACGCCAAATCCGACTGGATGGAGATGGAGAAGCAGCGTGGTATCTCCATCACCACCTCGGTGATGCAGTTCCCCTATGCGGACTGTCTGGTCAACCTGCTCGACACCCCGGGTCACGAGGACTTCTCCGAAGATACCTATCGTACTCTGACGGCGGTCGACTGCTGCCTGATGGTCATCGACGCCGCCAAGGGTGTCGAAGACCGGACCCGCAAGCTGATGGAAGTCACCCGGCTGCGGGATACCCCCATCCTCACCTTCATGAACAAGCTGGACCGCGAAGTGCGCGATCCCATGGAAGTGATGGACGAGGTGGAGCGCGAGCTGAAGATCATGTGCGCCCCCATCACCTGGCCCATCGGCTGCGGCAAGTCCTTCAAGGGGGTCTACCACCTCTACAAGGACGAGACCTATCTGTACCAGAGCGGTCAGGGCCACACCATCCAGGAGAAGCGGGTGGTCAAGGGGCTGAACAACCCGGAACTGGACGCCGCCATAGGTGAAGATCTGGCGGCCCAGCTGCGCGGCGAACTGGAGCTGGTGCAGGGCGCCTCGCCCGAGTTCGATCACGAGGCCTTCATCGCCGGCGAGATGACCCCGGTCTTCTTCGGTACCGCCCTCGGTAACTTCGGCGTCGACCACATGCTGGACGGCCTGACCGACTGGGCCCCGGCCCCCATGCCGCGCAAGGCAGAGAGCCGCGAAGTGGTGGCGACCGAGGAGAAGTTCTCCGGTTTCGTGTTCAAGATCCAGGCGAACATGGATCCCAAGCACCGCGACCGTATCGCCTTTATGCGCATAGTGTCCGGCACCTACTCCAAGGGCATGAAGATGCGCCATGTGCGCATCGGCAAGGATGTGAACATCTCCGATGCCGTCACCTTCATGGCCGGTGACCGCGAGCAGGCGGTCGAAGCCTGCGCCGGTGACATCATAGGGCTGCACAACCACGGCACCATCCAGATCGGCGACACCTTCACCCAGGGTGAGGATCTCAAGTTCACCGGCATCCCGAACTTCGCACCCGAGCTGTTCCGCCGCATCCGCCTGCGCGACCCCCTCAAGCAGAAGCAGCTGCTCAAGGGGCTGGTGCAGCTCTCCGAAGAGGGTGCCGTGCAGGTGTTCCGTCCGCTCATCAGCAACGATCTCGTCGTCGGTGCCGTCGGTGTGCTGCAGTTCGATGTGGTGGTCTCGCGTCTGAAGAGCGAGTACAACGTCGAGGCGATCTACGAGGCGGTCAACGTCTCCACCGCCCGCTGGGTGGAAGGGACGGACGTCAAGAAGTTCGAGGAGTTCAAGCGCAAGAACGAGGTCAACCTGGCCCTGGATGGCGGTGACAACCTCACCTACATAGCCCCGACCATGGTCAACCTGCGCCTGGCCCAGGAGCGTCACCCCGACGTGGCGTTCCGCCAGACCCGCGAGCACTGA
- a CDS encoding diguanylate cyclase has translation MKILMGISLLLWLGVTPAFAVSPRLTEPALSLELQQLEDDAPPLQVFRERVAALVAHVDDYPPEVQGRIARLQCWAQPSERDEEFLRAVQFADKALAEVRGRKDRVAESGLLACRGYHQQLLGNMDEARQDYDAALTLARRLGDERQRADILNLRGEMYSYQGELAEGLMELIDAHRRYEALGLENKGREVLARIANAYRRMGLFERAEGYFRELEHDYRTLGDQERLVDIHTQQGLLYVDTAEYDKALPLMAEAERYYEAQQQDGVLAWSRIELATILLRQGKTAQAMAKLEQAATLLHQGEGADSVTLGHWHIVMATALDAMGKPAEALRHLNEAEPIFAREQNLRFLAWVHEVRARVLEHQGRVAEALASLKAFVQTRQELDQRLREQRALQMRFEFDLARKELENQALRSSQQLQAEKLKQLQERRYWQYLVVVLSLLVMGVLVLHQRSRTRKMQHLAMTDELTGIHNRRQIQAKGRKWFSQARASGKPLCVLLLDIDHFKKVNDQLGHQVGDQVLTAVAHCIEEQVRSLDRVGRNGGEEFLVLLPDTDLEEAAEVAERVRMAVSRLVIEGVPEDHPIHVSIGCAQYRAEDDNLGELIRRADEAMYAAKLAGRNRVVKAA, from the coding sequence ATGAAGATCCTGATGGGTATTAGCCTGCTGTTATGGCTGGGAGTGACACCGGCCTTCGCGGTGTCCCCCCGGCTGACCGAGCCCGCGCTGTCCCTGGAGCTGCAGCAGCTGGAGGATGATGCCCCGCCCCTGCAGGTGTTTCGCGAGCGGGTCGCCGCCCTGGTTGCTCATGTCGATGACTACCCGCCCGAGGTGCAAGGGCGCATCGCCCGGTTGCAGTGCTGGGCCCAGCCGAGCGAGCGGGACGAGGAGTTCCTGCGCGCCGTGCAGTTTGCCGACAAGGCGCTGGCAGAGGTGAGGGGCCGCAAGGACAGGGTCGCCGAGAGCGGACTGCTCGCCTGTCGCGGTTATCATCAGCAACTGCTCGGCAACATGGACGAGGCGCGGCAGGACTACGACGCCGCCCTGACCCTGGCGCGCAGGCTGGGGGATGAGCGGCAGCGGGCCGACATCCTCAACTTGCGGGGAGAGATGTACTCCTACCAGGGGGAGCTGGCCGAGGGGCTGATGGAGCTTATCGATGCCCACCGCCGCTACGAGGCCCTGGGGCTGGAGAACAAGGGGCGCGAGGTACTGGCCAGGATCGCCAACGCCTATCGGCGGATGGGACTCTTCGAGCGGGCCGAGGGCTATTTCCGGGAGCTGGAGCACGACTACCGGACGCTGGGGGATCAGGAGCGGCTGGTGGATATCCACACCCAGCAGGGGCTGCTCTATGTGGACACGGCAGAGTACGACAAGGCCTTGCCCCTGATGGCGGAGGCCGAGCGCTACTATGAGGCGCAGCAGCAGGACGGGGTGCTGGCCTGGAGCAGGATAGAGCTGGCCACCATATTGCTCAGGCAGGGCAAGACGGCGCAGGCCATGGCCAAGCTGGAACAGGCCGCCACCTTGTTGCATCAGGGGGAGGGGGCGGACAGCGTGACCCTGGGCCACTGGCACATCGTCATGGCTACAGCGCTAGATGCCATGGGCAAACCGGCCGAGGCGCTGCGGCACCTGAACGAGGCCGAGCCGATTTTTGCCCGGGAGCAGAACCTGCGCTTCCTCGCCTGGGTGCACGAGGTGCGCGCCCGGGTGCTTGAACATCAGGGTCGGGTCGCGGAGGCGCTGGCCAGCCTCAAGGCCTTCGTGCAGACCCGTCAGGAGCTTGATCAGCGGCTGCGGGAACAGCGGGCCCTGCAGATGCGCTTCGAGTTCGATCTGGCGCGCAAGGAGCTGGAGAACCAGGCCCTCAGATCCAGCCAGCAGTTGCAGGCAGAAAAGCTCAAGCAGTTGCAGGAGCGGCGCTACTGGCAATATCTGGTGGTGGTCCTGTCGCTGCTGGTGATGGGGGTACTGGTGCTCCATCAGCGCAGCCGTACTCGCAAGATGCAGCACCTCGCCATGACGGACGAGCTGACGGGCATCCACAACCGGCGCCAGATCCAGGCCAAGGGGCGCAAATGGTTCAGCCAGGCGCGCGCGAGCGGCAAGCCCCTGTGCGTGCTGCTGCTGGACATAGATCACTTCAAGAAGGTCAACGACCAGCTCGGCCACCAGGTGGGGGATCAGGTGCTGACCGCTGTGGCCCATTGCATCGAGGAGCAGGTACGCAGCCTCGACAGGGTGGGGCGCAACGGCGGGGAGGAGTTTCTGGTGCTGCTGCCGGACACCGATCTTGAGGAGGCGGCCGAGGTGGCGGAGCGGGTCAGGATGGCGGTCTCCCGCCTCGTCATCGAGGGAGTGCCTGAGGATCATCCCATCCACGTCAGCATCGGCTGTGCCCAGTACAGGGCAGAGGATGACAATCTCGGGGAGCTGATACGCCGGGCCGACGAGGCCATGTACGCAGCCAAGCTGGCGGGGCGCAACCGGGTGGTGAAGGCGGCCTGA
- a CDS encoding sensor domain-containing diguanylate cyclase yields MTYEELREAYDRLLLENERLKRIADDAREKLDAAMDGTGLCIWQNHVPTGKLIIFNRRWGSMLGYQPKELSAHFDIWREHLHPEDRERVLQAFFDHLEGKSPFYQVMHRMIGKDGKTTWVLDRGRVVERDEQGNAIRVMGTHIDITHEKEYEQQLAQLAHRDPLTGLLNRTAMHRQFPGEHRAICFIDLDDFKQVNDNLGHRAGDELLVALSQRLRHCCGEEVRLGRLGGDEFVLLLPWQSEDPRTSHLARQCVDTIATPFELPNGEAAVGMSMGIAAIRPQDDFSTALARADQAMYRVKRSGKRGFYIARPSGQPLLDQDQVSERGLYHRQDG; encoded by the coding sequence ATGACCTACGAGGAGCTGCGGGAGGCTTACGACAGGTTGTTGCTGGAGAATGAGCGCCTCAAACGCATCGCTGATGACGCACGGGAGAAGCTGGATGCCGCCATGGACGGCACAGGCCTGTGCATCTGGCAGAACCATGTCCCCACCGGCAAGCTCATCATCTTCAACCGGCGCTGGGGATCCATGCTCGGCTATCAGCCCAAGGAGCTGTCTGCCCACTTCGACATCTGGCGTGAGCACCTGCACCCGGAAGACAGGGAGCGGGTGCTGCAGGCCTTCTTCGACCACCTGGAGGGCAAGAGCCCTTTCTATCAGGTGATGCACAGGATGATCGGCAAGGATGGCAAGACCACCTGGGTGCTGGACCGCGGCCGGGTGGTGGAGCGCGATGAACAGGGCAACGCCATCCGGGTGATGGGCACCCACATCGACATCACCCACGAGAAGGAGTACGAGCAGCAGCTGGCCCAGCTCGCCCACCGGGATCCCCTCACCGGCCTGCTCAATCGCACCGCCATGCACCGCCAGTTTCCGGGGGAGCACAGGGCCATCTGCTTCATCGATCTCGATGACTTCAAGCAGGTGAACGACAACCTGGGCCACCGCGCCGGGGACGAGTTGCTGGTGGCCCTCAGCCAGCGGCTGCGCCACTGCTGCGGCGAGGAGGTCAGGCTGGGCCGGCTCGGGGGGGATGAGTTCGTGTTGCTGCTGCCCTGGCAGAGCGAGGATCCCAGGACCAGCCACCTGGCCCGTCAGTGTGTCGACACCATAGCCACCCCCTTCGAGCTGCCCAATGGAGAGGCGGCCGTGGGCATGAGCATGGGGATAGCGGCCATCCGGCCACAGGATGATTTCAGTACGGCGCTGGCCCGGGCCGATCAGGCCATGTACAGGGTCAAGCGCAGCGGCAAACGGGGATTCTATATCGCCAGACCGAGCGGCCAGCCGCTGCTGGATCAGGATCAGGTCAGCGAACGGGGCCTCTACCACAGGCAAGACGGCTGA
- the viaA gene encoding ATPase RavA stimulator ViaA, translated as MLEIGMMDLGLLIGEGELAGEMALLLASTPKISEFLKRSPLQGKLLKKRIQTWSEQLGEEMRHKPVPVALEREYLLYQSHRLLPLPELVGRLPALLEALEQHSPFAGDARSLVRQIMGQPTEGLRQLFVEKWRASLVGSLLQLQQQIAEAEREKQRQEIEDQLLANRTLADALDPHQISAGGLWDLAQGSWHKRSLVLVQQYARMLQREPLLGEIAALLGRSERDRRTDTRTLPPVPMHELEEVQTDDVPDDLVGVHPASDLMRLLPSEAVMLALPELELEFYRRYLERRLLSYQSRGTLPRQRLMQRSPEQGGQEVQPRGPFIVCVDTSGSMGGYPEECAKALFLALLKLAMDEKRGCYLMLFSTEVATLEITADTGLDKAERFLSMSFHGGTDLVPCLEQALMQLEQPDFAKADVLVISDFIAQSLPHALLDRMNRRRAQQTRFHAVAMSRHAKSAILRVFDNSWLLDCGLRGRLLRRWQRS; from the coding sequence ATGCTAGAGATCGGCATGATGGATCTGGGGCTCCTCATCGGTGAGGGGGAGCTGGCGGGGGAGATGGCGCTGCTGCTGGCGTCCACCCCCAAGATCTCCGAGTTCCTCAAGCGCTCCCCGCTGCAGGGCAAGCTGCTGAAAAAACGCATCCAGACCTGGAGCGAGCAGCTCGGCGAGGAGATGCGCCACAAGCCGGTGCCGGTGGCCCTCGAACGAGAGTACCTGCTCTATCAGTCCCACAGATTGCTGCCCCTGCCCGAGCTGGTGGGGCGGCTGCCGGCCCTGCTGGAGGCGCTGGAACAGCACAGCCCCTTCGCCGGGGATGCCCGCAGCCTGGTGCGCCAGATCATGGGTCAACCGACAGAGGGGCTGCGTCAGCTGTTCGTGGAGAAGTGGCGGGCCAGTCTGGTGGGCAGCCTGCTGCAGTTGCAGCAGCAGATCGCCGAGGCGGAGCGGGAGAAGCAGCGCCAGGAGATAGAGGATCAGCTGCTGGCGAACCGGACCCTGGCCGATGCCCTGGATCCGCACCAGATCTCGGCGGGTGGGCTCTGGGATCTGGCTCAGGGCAGCTGGCACAAGCGCAGCCTGGTGCTGGTGCAGCAATATGCCCGCATGTTGCAGCGCGAACCCCTGCTGGGGGAGATAGCGGCCCTGCTGGGGCGCAGCGAGCGGGATCGGCGAACCGACACCCGGACGCTGCCCCCTGTGCCCATGCACGAGCTGGAAGAGGTGCAGACCGACGACGTGCCTGACGATCTGGTGGGGGTGCACCCGGCCAGCGATCTGATGCGGCTCTTGCCGAGCGAGGCTGTGATGCTGGCCCTGCCGGAGCTGGAGCTGGAGTTCTATCGCCGCTATCTGGAGCGGCGCCTGCTGAGCTATCAGTCTCGTGGCACATTGCCGCGTCAGCGGCTGATGCAGCGCTCCCCGGAGCAGGGCGGGCAGGAGGTGCAGCCGCGGGGCCCCTTCATCGTCTGCGTCGATACCTCGGGCTCCATGGGGGGTTATCCGGAGGAGTGCGCCAAGGCGCTGTTTCTCGCCCTGCTCAAGCTGGCGATGGACGAGAAGCGGGGCTGCTATCTGATGCTGTTCTCCACCGAGGTGGCGACGCTCGAGATCACCGCAGACACGGGGCTGGACAAGGCAGAGCGCTTCCTCTCCATGAGTTTCCACGGTGGCACCGATCTGGTGCCCTGCCTCGAGCAGGCGCTGATGCAGCTGGAGCAACCGGACTTTGCCAAGGCGGACGTGCTGGTGATCTCCGACTTCATCGCCCAGAGCCTGCCCCATGCCCTGCTCGATCGGATGAACCGGCGGCGAGCGCAGCAGACCCGCTTCCACGCCGTCGCCATGTCCAGGCATGCCAAGTCGGCCATCTTGCGGGTGTTCGACAACAGCTGGTTGCTGGACTGCGGCCTGCGGGGCCGGCTGCTCAGGCGCTGGCAACGCAGCTAG
- a CDS encoding ATPase RavA domain-containing protein, translated as MPPLAQNTVRATPIHERLPRLLAALGEGLYERQDALRLGLLAALSGESVFLLGPPGIAKSLIARRLKLAFHDARHFEYLMTRFSTPEEVFGPLSIQALKEDGKYLRLTQGYLPEAEVVFLDEIWKAGPAILNTLLTAINERQFRNGDSQHPIPMRLLVTASNELPAPDSGLEALYDRMLVRIWMDRVQEKSNFQAMLASDGQSHQNLPPSVQIRGEEYEAWQEEIEQVRLPDACFELIYQLRQQLDSQLGHGCYVSDRRWKKAVRLIKASAFFNGRDEVAPLDLLLFKDCLWHDEASRTALLEMIGEFSRLYGYQQLVLTRELLALRERFKQLRGAVSQRLACKAVKRKQWFGRRARGIELPLANAKPFGKQVHFQLLTPAPLDGGDPERLTETLTFDRTLLSHWHPNGEALVGWPLGNPKEGHYELVLDEQLRLQVLDVQRQPVPLVLVERTPIPEVVTAPWQAELGELASQVVRVQQSLKGQRSLFDRHQPHLFVGEHWLRQVEDSFFVLNRDLERLGEELQQWRDRLPRLDA; from the coding sequence ATGCCGCCTTTAGCCCAGAATACTGTTCGTGCCACCCCCATCCATGAGCGCCTGCCACGGCTGCTGGCCGCCCTCGGGGAGGGGCTCTATGAGCGCCAGGACGCCCTGCGGCTCGGCCTGCTGGCTGCCTTGAGTGGCGAGAGCGTCTTCCTGCTGGGCCCCCCCGGCATCGCCAAGAGCCTGATCGCGCGGCGCCTCAAGCTCGCCTTTCACGATGCCCGCCACTTCGAATATCTGATGACCCGCTTCAGCACGCCGGAGGAGGTGTTCGGCCCCCTCTCCATCCAGGCGCTCAAGGAGGATGGCAAGTACCTGAGGCTGACTCAGGGCTATCTGCCGGAGGCCGAGGTGGTCTTCCTCGACGAGATCTGGAAGGCGGGCCCGGCCATCCTCAACACCCTGCTCACCGCCATCAACGAGCGGCAGTTCCGCAACGGCGACAGCCAGCACCCCATTCCCATGCGGCTGCTGGTGACCGCCTCGAACGAGTTGCCCGCCCCGGACAGCGGGCTGGAGGCGCTCTACGATCGCATGCTGGTGCGGATCTGGATGGACAGGGTGCAGGAGAAATCCAACTTCCAGGCCATGCTGGCGAGCGATGGCCAATCCCACCAGAACCTGCCCCCCTCGGTGCAGATCCGGGGTGAGGAGTACGAGGCCTGGCAGGAGGAGATCGAGCAGGTGCGTCTGCCCGACGCCTGCTTCGAGCTCATCTACCAGTTGCGCCAGCAGCTCGACAGCCAGCTGGGTCACGGCTGCTACGTGTCGGATCGGCGCTGGAAGAAGGCGGTGAGGCTCATCAAGGCGAGCGCCTTCTTCAACGGCCGCGACGAGGTGGCCCCGCTGGATCTGCTGCTGTTCAAGGATTGCCTCTGGCACGACGAGGCCTCCCGCACCGCCTTGCTGGAGATGATCGGCGAGTTCTCCCGCCTCTACGGCTACCAGCAACTGGTGCTGACCCGCGAGCTGCTGGCCCTGCGCGAGCGCTTCAAGCAGTTGAGGGGGGCCGTCTCCCAGCGCCTCGCCTGCAAGGCGGTCAAGCGCAAGCAGTGGTTCGGCCGCCGCGCCCGCGGCATCGAGCTGCCGCTGGCCAACGCCAAACCCTTCGGCAAGCAGGTGCACTTCCAGCTGCTCACCCCGGCGCCCCTGGATGGCGGGGATCCCGAACGGCTGACCGAGACCCTCACCTTCGATCGCACCCTGCTCTCCCACTGGCACCCCAATGGGGAGGCGCTGGTGGGCTGGCCCCTTGGCAACCCCAAGGAGGGGCACTACGAGCTGGTGCTGGACGAGCAGTTGCGGCTGCAGGTGCTGGATGTCCAGCGCCAGCCTGTGCCTCTGGTGCTGGTGGAGCGAACCCCCATCCCCGAGGTGGTGACGGCCCCCTGGCAGGCCGAGCTCGGTGAGCTGGCGAGCCAGGTTGTCCGGGTGCAGCAGAGCCTCAAGGGGCAGCGCAGCCTGTTCGATCGTCACCAGCCCCATCTCTTTGTCGGGGAGCACTGGCTGCGCCAGGTGGAGGACAGCTTCTTCGTGCTGAACCGGGATCTGGAGCGGCTGGGCGAGGAGCTGCAGCAGTGGCGGGATCGCCTGCCCAGGCTGGATGCCTGA